From Gemmatimonadaceae bacterium:
TCCTGCTCTCGTTCCTCGTGACGCTGATCTACCTCGCGATCCGGTTCGAGTGGCGGTTCGGCGTCGCGGCGACGATCGCCACGGCCCACGATATCCTCACCACGATGGCGTTCCTGGCCATGATGCGCCTCGAGATCTCGCTCACGGTCGTCGCCGCGATCCTGACGGTGATCGGCTACTCGCTCAATGACACGATCATCATCTTCGACCGCGTCCGCGAGAATCTGAAAAAGCAGCGCAAGGAAACGTTGCGCGAGGTGCTGAATAGGTCGATCAACGAGACGCTCCCGCGCTCGGTGCTGACGCATGCCACGGTGTTCGCGGCGACGCTGTCGCTGCTCGTCTTCGCCGGCGAAGTGATCCGTCCGTTCTCATGGATCATGGCGTTCGGCGTCTTCACCGGAACGTTCAGCTCGATTTACGTCGCCGGCGCGATCCTGCTCTACATCGAGCACCGCTGGCCCCGTACGCCGGCGCCTCACGAGAAGGGAACGGCCCGAGCGCTCGCCGAAGAGCGACGGCGCGAACGGCCGGCGCCCGTCGGCACGCGATGACGATCTCTCCGAACCGCCGCCTCGCGCGGCGGTTCGTGCTTTCATGACCGCGTTTCTCGACAGCCACGCCCATCTCGCGGATCCGGCGTTCGACGCCGACCGCGACATGGTGATCGAGAATGCGCGCGCCGCGGGCGCGGTCGGCGTCGTTTGCATCGGGGAATCGGTCGCTGCCGGCGAACGCGCCGCGGCGCTGGCCGAACGGCACCGCGGGTTCGTCTGGTTCACCGCCGGCGTCCA
This genomic window contains:
- the secF gene encoding protein translocase subunit SecF, whose translation is MLRILHDTNFDFIKHWKTAAIGTVAFIALGLVLLVVHAARHNGNALNQSIEFTGGTVVQLQFQQDAPTDVVRSAVDAAGFSGSEVTTFGDVRNYLIKVPPVEGMAAAANADSVGAHIVNVLKQRVPGNPARVEQAQSVGPRVGAELKTKAITAILLSFLVTLIYLAIRFEWRFGVAATIATAHDILTTMAFLAMMRLEISLTVVAAILTVIGYSLNDTIIIFDRVRENLKKQRKETLREVLNRSINETLPRSVLTHATVFAATLSLLVFAGEVIRPFSWIMAFGVFTGTFSSIYVAGAILLYIEHRWPRTPAPHEKGTARALAEERRRERPAPVGTR